AACATGTGAAGCGCAAATCAATGAGCGGTTGGAAGGTGTCCTTTCGGGTTTGTCCACCCGGCTCGCTTCATACACGTCACGCGCCAAAACACTTACGGACCAGGTCGAGGACGCCAAACGCAAGGAGCGCATTGCCATCGAGAAAATTCGTCCGTATCAGGCGGCCAAGGAAAATTTGGAGATGGCCAAGCAGATTAAGAACGCCCTGAGTTTGCGCGTCAGCCAAGTGGAGGTGGATAATTTAAAAATGCCCACCTCTTCGATGGTGAAAGTGGTGGATAATGCTGAGCCCAGCATGACGCCGGTGCGTCCGAATAAAACCTTGAACATCAGCCTGGGGGTGGTGGTGGGCTTGATTCTTGGCGTTGGCTTGGCATTCTTCATTGAGTATCTCGACACCAGTGTGAAGACGATTGATGATGTTGAGCGGGCGCTGCAGGCACCGGTGCTCGGAGTTATTCCGCAAAATGTCTCCATTCTCTTGGAGGCCGGCCCGGAAAGCCCGCATGCCGAACCGTACCGGGTTTTGCGCACCAACCTGTTGTTTTCGCGCAAAGACGACCGCTTAAATACCATTACGCTGGTGAGCGGTGGCGCGGGTGAGGGCAAGTCCACCACGTTGTTTAACTTGGCCACTATTTTTGCGCAGAACGGTTCACGGGTGTTGATTGTGGATTCCGATCTGCGCCGTCCCAGCCTTCACAAACTGTTTAAGGTTTCCAATTCAATTGGGTTGACTAGTTGCCTGCTCAAGCAGAACTCCTTGGTGGAAGTGATCCAGACGACGCCCATCCCCACGCTGGATTTCATGCCCAGCGGCAAACTCCCCAGCAGTTCCATCGGTATTTTGAGTTCACCACAGATGAAGGAACTGGTCTATGAACTCAAGCGCCGTTATGATTTCGTCTTCTTTGATTCTCCGCCCATCATGGGTGTGAGTGATGCGTCGGTGCTCGCCAGCATGGTGGATATGACCCTTCAGGTCATTCAATACCGCCGTTATCCGCAGCCGATGACCATCCGCGCCAAACAGTTGGTCGAGAAGGTCGGCGGCAACCTGCTCGGCATCGTCTTGAACAACATCAATATGTCGCAGGACGAGAATTACTACTATTACAGCGGTTACTTTGAGGATTATTACAGCAGCAAGGAAAACTTGGATACCTCTGATAAGGAGACCAAGAAACCCAGCGCGGACAAGAACGCCGCCAAGGCGGCCGCCAGTCCTGAAATTAAACAAAAATATTGACGCGCCGCGGACAACAAGGTTGAGTTTGCCACTATGTTAAAGTCACTACACAACAATTTGGGACGCTGGGCGGGCGGGGGTTGCTTGGTTGCCGTGGCGTGTTTATTGCTTGGCTGTGCCACGGAAACCAATAAACCGGGGCCAGCCACTCCGCCACCAGACGGGGACACCGTGCTGGTGGGTGAATCCTTGCGCATCACGTTGACTGGTCCTGCCGCGCTGCCTCAGGTTGAACAACGCATCAAAGAGGATGGCACCATCACCTTGCCGCATATTGGTTCCGTGCAGGCGGCCAACAAAAAGGTCAAAGCGCTCGAGGATGAAATCCAGAAGCTTTATGTTCCCAAGTATTTCGTGTACCTGACGGTTAACATTCAATATGCGGATCGTTTTTATTATGTCGGTGGCCAAGTCAGATCTCCGAGCAAGTTTCCTTACGTCAGTGAAATCACCATCCTCAAAGCCATTGATGCTGCCGGTGGGTTTACGGACTATGCGAATAAAAAATCGGTACTCATCAAACGGGCGACTGGAAAACTCGAAAAGGTGGATTGCGAAAAAGCACTGACCACCCCCACCAAGGACGTGCCGATTTATCCCAATGATAAAATCGAAGTGAATATGCGTAAGTGGTAATCGGGTTGTTTGGTCGGTTGGTTAAATAAGCGCGGATGGTTTGATTACTGTTGTTTTAGCCAGGCATGATTCAACTGACAGTTCTAAGCGGAAAGCAGGCGGGTGCCAAAGTGGTGGCCCGCCATTTTCCTTTCCGGATCGGACGCGCGGCGGATTCGGATTTGGTGCTGCACGATGCCGGAGTCTGGGATCGGCACTTTGAGTTGGCTCCCGCAAGCAATGGAGCCATTCGGCTCAAACCATTGGGCGACGCACATGTCGCCATTAGCGGGCACACG
This portion of the Verrucomicrobiota bacterium genome encodes:
- a CDS encoding polysaccharide biosynthesis tyrosine autokinase, whose protein sequence is MDNSKGYSVQAAPETKLHFLDYWRIIRVRKTVIFAVFLLVVMTTTMVTFFLTESYSSTARIEVDKDTLDVEGLGGGRQAASGFDPYWMQTQFEIMQSQIILYRVIEKLNLNEKYTRRYSTPDQPLRTDETFGILRRKVSLSQSRNTTLIEIRVFSEDRQEAADIANTVAQAYKEYRQESRKDLATRGIASLEEQLRGKSNEVERLQAQVDYLSKQLEISEIDPYSMRMAGTLDQDTLRRLEGLRVEADADKVQLEKLYNELKDKSRDELRKTIPIAVPDPLLQGLLTDYNSAKQKQALLAPDYGAEHPEVLRINKLIQTCEAQINERLEGVLSGLSTRLASYTSRAKTLTDQVEDAKRKERIAIEKIRPYQAAKENLEMAKQIKNALSLRVSQVEVDNLKMPTSSMVKVVDNAEPSMTPVRPNKTLNISLGVVVGLILGVGLAFFIEYLDTSVKTIDDVERALQAPVLGVIPQNVSILLEAGPESPHAEPYRVLRTNLLFSRKDDRLNTITLVSGGAGEGKSTTLFNLATIFAQNGSRVLIVDSDLRRPSLHKLFKVSNSIGLTSCLLKQNSLVEVIQTTPIPTLDFMPSGKLPSSSIGILSSPQMKELVYELKRRYDFVFFDSPPIMGVSDASVLASMVDMTLQVIQYRRYPQPMTIRAKQLVEKVGGNLLGIVLNNINMSQDENYYYYSGYFEDYYSSKENLDTSDKETKKPSADKNAAKAAASPEIKQKY
- a CDS encoding FHA domain-containing protein, which produces MIQLTVLSGKQAGAKVVARHFPFRIGRAADSDLVLHDAGVWDRHFELAPASNGAIRLKPLGDAHVAISGHTATETDLRHGDLIEIGAVKLQFWLSETCARSLVGRELLTWLALAGLCLLQVALIYWLLR
- a CDS encoding polysaccharide biosynthesis/export family protein, yielding MLKSLHNNLGRWAGGGCLVAVACLLLGCATETNKPGPATPPPDGDTVLVGESLRITLTGPAALPQVEQRIKEDGTITLPHIGSVQAANKKVKALEDEIQKLYVPKYFVYLTVNIQYADRFYYVGGQVRSPSKFPYVSEITILKAIDAAGGFTDYANKKSVLIKRATGKLEKVDCEKALTTPTKDVPIYPNDKIEVNMRKW